The following coding sequences are from one Lipingzhangella halophila window:
- a CDS encoding helicase associated domain-containing protein, producing MSTSLFDQASHQLRTYGAREPGEDAGPYRVPEWWHVRGVPVPAEFASAISLRAMRTLAPAEEEYFGALHRFHAEHGHLRVPVEHVTPGGLRLGKWVRAAINRYHRGICDRTITRLTDMGMTWHSTRASRHDLVRAAMDFYLTYGHLNVPYTWSTPTGSTLADFINTIRQEYKNNKYTQSDIDFWESIGMVWSPTDERERTLRQAVLDHHEEHGDLLVDNDFVTKDGARLGRNIAQTRKAHTDGTLTEEDFAFYDSLGM from the coding sequence ATGAGCACGAGCCTGTTCGACCAGGCCAGCCACCAGCTGCGCACGTACGGCGCCCGCGAACCAGGCGAGGACGCTGGGCCCTACCGCGTGCCGGAGTGGTGGCACGTGCGCGGGGTGCCGGTGCCTGCGGAGTTCGCCTCCGCGATCAGCCTGCGCGCCATGCGCACGCTCGCCCCCGCTGAGGAGGAGTACTTCGGCGCCCTGCACCGTTTCCACGCCGAGCACGGGCACCTGCGAGTGCCCGTCGAGCACGTCACCCCCGGCGGGCTTCGCCTGGGCAAATGGGTGCGGGCCGCGATCAACCGCTACCACCGGGGCATATGCGATCGCACCATCACCCGGCTCACCGACATGGGGATGACCTGGCACTCAACGCGGGCGAGCCGCCACGACCTCGTCCGCGCGGCCATGGACTTCTACCTCACCTACGGCCACCTCAACGTCCCCTATACCTGGAGCACCCCCACAGGGTCCACGCTTGCAGACTTCATCAACACCATCCGCCAGGAATACAAGAACAACAAATACACCCAATCCGACATCGACTTTTGGGAGTCGATCGGTATGGTGTGGAGCCCCACAGATGAACGCGAGCGCACATTACGCCAGGCTGTCCTCGACCATCACGAAGAGCACGGCGACCTCCTTGTCGACAACGATTTCGTCACCAAAGACGGAGCGCGGCTTGGCCGCAACATCGCACAAACAAGAAAAGCCCACACCGACGGAACACTCACCGAAGAAGACTTCGCGTTCTATGATTCCCTGGGCATGTGA
- a CDS encoding PspC domain-containing protein, with the protein MASSGLVRTRDGWIAGVCAGLARRFGVSPFLVRVLFVLSCVLPGPQVLIYLVMWIVIPKET; encoded by the coding sequence ATGGCTTCGAGCGGTCTGGTGCGCACCCGTGACGGGTGGATCGCCGGCGTGTGTGCGGGTCTGGCACGCCGCTTCGGGGTGTCGCCGTTTCTGGTGCGGGTGCTGTTCGTGCTCTCGTGCGTGCTGCCGGGGCCGCAGGTGCTGATCTACCTGGTGATGTGGATCGTGATCCCCAAGGAGACCTGA
- a CDS encoding type II CAAX endopeptidase family protein, with protein MTTKRTPPQSRLRRPLVVFFALTFLFGWGALASLIAFGGLMEPVFGPPSGTHPVFVLAVYSPEFAALYVIWREGGLRDVRDHLRRLILWRMPAGWWWFLLLAMPAGKYVSALLNGTAGEFPFSPWYLVLPALIPALLLGPIEELGWRGYAQPMLQRRFNPLVTSLVLGFFWGLWHLPAFLLSGTPQSAWSFGPFMLGAFALSIIMTPLFNVSRGSILIPALFHFQANIPAYPEGQPWENYVFALVAVVMVIWKRDHFFSRDGAVTDVVLRIR; from the coding sequence ATGACGACCAAGAGGACACCCCCGCAGAGCCGTCTTCGTCGACCACTCGTCGTGTTCTTCGCTCTGACCTTCTTGTTCGGCTGGGGAGCTCTGGCGTCCCTGATCGCATTCGGCGGTCTCATGGAGCCGGTCTTCGGCCCTCCGTCCGGCACGCACCCGGTGTTCGTCCTGGCCGTGTACTCGCCCGAGTTCGCGGCCCTCTACGTCATCTGGCGGGAGGGCGGCCTGCGCGATGTCCGGGACCATCTGCGCCGTCTGATCCTGTGGCGGATGCCTGCCGGATGGTGGTGGTTCCTGCTGCTCGCGATGCCCGCGGGCAAGTACGTGAGCGCGCTGCTGAATGGGACGGCGGGCGAGTTCCCCTTCTCTCCGTGGTACTTGGTCCTGCCCGCGCTGATCCCGGCGCTCCTTCTCGGACCGATCGAGGAACTCGGCTGGCGCGGTTACGCCCAGCCGATGCTGCAACGCCGGTTCAACCCCTTGGTGACCAGCCTGGTCCTCGGATTCTTCTGGGGGCTGTGGCATCTGCCCGCGTTCCTGCTCAGCGGCACCCCGCAGAGCGCATGGTCCTTCGGCCCGTTCATGCTCGGTGCGTTCGCCCTGTCGATCATCATGACGCCCCTGTTCAACGTCTCCCGCGGCAGCATCCTCATCCCCGCCCTGTTCCACTTCCAGGCCAACATCCCCGCCTACCCCGAGGGGCAGCCGTGGGAGAATTACGTGTTCGCCCTCGTGGCAGTAGTCATGGTGATCTGGAAGCGGGACCACTTCTTCTCCCGCGACGGCGCCGTCACCGACGTCGTCCTCCGTATCCGCTGA
- a CDS encoding AbiJ-related protein: MLIGSAARLHRVFLAMLGQLWVLESEMDLWTGRSLASEIERHMVRFTDDWTVLDLFKKPGALTSSNRRFLLFVEGVLSGAVNPDEHRQRALAEAIALPLARGGLKVIETGSTGGYPEFSIVPTGSRARPPQLILFASTAAKPDLCLREVLGQEVEVVGATSGVLRYDRPVPEYGLTWDDLQAWWAEREQLSPEAAKGSLWQRLRSALPANSPPQQALFEKYHRIYGQRQRGERFPALLPAVWLHWDPVAKSARGDEVMLTQRLDFARLGLTDDPVEIGPGDYVAYPGDLPPHLRSTRTRDLLGDGVRALVRRLTSRARRAGAAPGSRRR, translated from the coding sequence ATGCTGATAGGAAGCGCCGCGAGGCTGCATCGCGTTTTCTTGGCCATGCTTGGCCAGTTGTGGGTTCTGGAGTCGGAGATGGACCTATGGACCGGCCGTAGCCTGGCCAGTGAGATCGAGCGGCACATGGTCCGCTTCACGGATGACTGGACAGTGCTCGACCTCTTCAAGAAGCCCGGTGCGCTGACCAGCTCGAATCGCCGGTTCCTGCTGTTTGTTGAAGGGGTGCTCTCCGGAGCGGTCAATCCCGACGAGCACCGCCAGCGTGCATTGGCCGAGGCGATCGCCCTGCCGCTTGCACGCGGCGGACTCAAGGTCATCGAGACCGGCAGTACCGGCGGCTACCCGGAGTTCTCCATCGTGCCCACCGGCTCACGGGCCAGACCGCCACAGTTGATCCTGTTTGCATCGACAGCCGCCAAGCCAGACCTGTGCTTACGAGAGGTCCTGGGCCAAGAGGTCGAGGTCGTAGGAGCCACCAGTGGTGTGCTCCGCTACGACCGCCCGGTCCCTGAGTATGGGTTGACGTGGGACGACCTCCAAGCGTGGTGGGCAGAACGAGAGCAGCTCTCCCCCGAGGCGGCCAAGGGAAGTCTCTGGCAACGGCTTCGCTCTGCCCTGCCCGCGAACTCTCCGCCGCAGCAGGCGCTGTTCGAGAAGTATCACCGGATCTACGGCCAGCGCCAACGTGGGGAGAGGTTCCCAGCGCTGCTGCCCGCGGTGTGGCTGCACTGGGACCCTGTCGCCAAGTCCGCTCGGGGCGACGAGGTGATGCTCACCCAGCGGCTGGACTTCGCCCGGCTCGGCCTCACCGACGACCCGGTCGAGATTGGCCCGGGCGACTACGTCGCCTACCCGGGCGACCTCCCCCCACATCTTCGAAGCACTCGAACCCGAGACCTTCTCGGTGATGGTGTCCGAGCACTGGTAAGGAGACTTACCAGCCGCGCTCGGCGAGCCGGTGCGGCTCCGGGATCTCGTCGACGTTGA
- a CDS encoding SMI1/KNR4 family protein yields the protein MHEDEAVSGSWRRIDSWLAAYAPAELALLNPPASGEEIEAAGREIGAELPAGLTASLRWHNGGDAESRLLPAASPLGAAGIRDAWRLRMDLADEDLLAAEPGEEPWWHPHWVPWAQTASGDLLVVDQRPGPGQGRLGRAVHDGCGSFTGSWPGVAAYLSALAEVLYGGGALDGWRLFTTVDQRLWWDRVPDARQLHGSPLTPAPVGIPDEG from the coding sequence ATGCACGAGGACGAGGCCGTGTCAGGGTCCTGGCGTCGGATCGACTCCTGGCTCGCCGCATATGCACCCGCGGAGCTGGCGCTGCTCAACCCCCCGGCGTCGGGTGAGGAGATCGAGGCCGCCGGGCGGGAGATCGGCGCGGAGTTGCCGGCAGGGCTGACCGCGTCCCTGCGGTGGCACAACGGGGGCGACGCGGAGTCCCGGCTGCTGCCCGCGGCTTCCCCCCTCGGTGCCGCGGGGATCCGTGACGCGTGGCGGCTGCGCATGGACCTCGCGGACGAGGACCTGCTGGCGGCCGAACCGGGAGAGGAGCCGTGGTGGCACCCCCATTGGGTTCCCTGGGCGCAGACCGCCAGCGGCGACCTGCTGGTTGTCGACCAGCGGCCCGGCCCCGGGCAGGGGCGCCTCGGTCGGGCCGTCCACGACGGCTGCGGCTCCTTCACGGGATCATGGCCCGGCGTCGCCGCCTACCTGTCCGCACTCGCCGAGGTGCTCTACGGTGGGGGCGCGCTCGACGGCTGGCGCCTGTTCACCACGGTCGACCAGCGGCTGTGGTGGGACCGTGTACCAGACGCCCGGCAGCTCCACGGTTCACCCCTCACCCCAGCCCCCGTCGGGATCCCCGACGAGGGCTGA
- a CDS encoding CGNR zinc finger domain-containing protein, with the protein MNIPFSDYASGAGVATALVNTAPRVRSDGDGLAGTAALADFLTEHGLAPEALDGGGRPAAPDVIAVHRLREETRAALESESEDELAAAAEALVARAGAGPRLYRDSGGRWRWAVATVEGAALADELAVLIGVGLLGVLHSLGGRRFRACASPACEGVFVDTSRAGRRRFCMPEVCGNRVNVANHRARRRAAGA; encoded by the coding sequence TTGAACATACCGTTTTCCGATTACGCATCAGGGGCGGGCGTAGCCACCGCTCTCGTCAACACCGCGCCGCGGGTGCGCAGCGACGGCGACGGCCTGGCCGGAACCGCCGCGCTGGCCGATTTCCTCACCGAGCACGGACTCGCGCCCGAAGCCCTGGACGGAGGGGGTCGTCCCGCAGCCCCCGACGTGATCGCCGTCCACCGCCTGCGCGAGGAGACCCGCGCCGCATTGGAAAGCGAGTCCGAGGACGAACTCGCGGCCGCTGCTGAGGCGCTCGTCGCCCGCGCCGGCGCCGGCCCCCGTCTTTACCGCGACAGTGGCGGACGTTGGCGGTGGGCGGTTGCCACGGTGGAGGGGGCTGCGCTTGCCGACGAGCTGGCCGTACTCATCGGTGTCGGGCTGCTGGGCGTGCTGCACAGCCTGGGCGGCAGGCGCTTTCGCGCATGTGCGTCACCGGCGTGCGAGGGTGTATTCGTCGATACCAGTCGGGCCGGGCGCCGCCGCTTCTGTATGCCCGAAGTCTGCGGAAACCGGGTCAATGTCGCCAACCACCGCGCGCGGCGGCGAGCCGCGGGCGCCTAA
- a CDS encoding alpha/beta fold hydrolase gives MPTSDNGAPAAVSASYTLPDRVSVSGGRVATGVLGHGPPVILVHGTPAWSYLWRGVAERLAEHHTVYLWDMLGFGDSHARPGVAPSIARQATTLTELVAHWGLEAPALVGHDIGGGVVARAHLMEEVPARALALVDAAVLGPWNTPFTDHQQHYAEAYRTMPVDVFGDLAAVRLRSAVQTPMSPEVADAYLAPWAGQQGQNRWIDQVAAVSYEDTRDVVHRLDTVTAPTLVLWGEQDGWLDPSVGANLAAAVPGARLRTVTGAGHFLPEDAPEATAHALVEFLNG, from the coding sequence ATGCCTACCAGCGACAACGGCGCACCCGCTGCCGTCTCTGCGTCTTATACTCTGCCCGACCGCGTCAGCGTTTCGGGCGGGCGTGTCGCCACCGGCGTACTCGGCCACGGTCCGCCCGTGATCCTGGTACACGGCACACCGGCCTGGTCCTACCTGTGGCGCGGCGTCGCCGAACGACTGGCCGAGCACCACACCGTCTACTTGTGGGACATGCTCGGTTTCGGCGACTCCCATGCCCGCCCCGGCGTCGCCCCCTCGATCGCGCGGCAGGCCACCACACTCACCGAACTGGTCGCACACTGGGGACTGGAGGCGCCCGCCCTGGTCGGTCACGACATCGGCGGGGGTGTGGTGGCGCGTGCGCACCTGATGGAAGAGGTGCCCGCACGCGCGCTGGCGCTGGTCGACGCCGCGGTGCTGGGGCCGTGGAACACCCCGTTCACCGACCACCAGCAGCACTACGCCGAGGCGTATCGCACCATGCCCGTCGACGTATTCGGCGATCTGGCCGCCGTCCGGCTGCGTAGCGCCGTCCAGACTCCGATGTCCCCTGAGGTTGCCGACGCCTACCTCGCGCCGTGGGCCGGACAGCAGGGGCAGAACCGCTGGATCGACCAGGTCGCCGCGGTCAGCTACGAAGACACACGCGACGTTGTGCATCGCCTGGACACGGTGACCGCGCCCACGCTGGTGCTGTGGGGCGAGCAGGACGGCTGGCTGGACCCGTCGGTCGGGGCCAACCTCGCCGCGGCCGTCCCGGGCGCCCGCCTTCGCACGGTTACGGGTGCGGGCCACTTCTTGCCCGAGGACGCGCCCGAGGCCACGGCACACGCCCTGGTGGAGTTCCTCAACGGCTGA
- a CDS encoding TraR/DksA family transcriptional regulator: protein MDEAADPPERSGTDHHAAAERIRQARAEAAGLAQSLMRQWDGVVEAAALTGNDDEHDPEGPTVAYERQQLQAMREHVRGELTDLDRAAQRLHDGVYWTCAGCGGPIGAARLSARPTARTCIGCASRGTARTRYGG from the coding sequence ATGGACGAAGCAGCGGATCCCCCCGAGCGTTCCGGAACGGACCACCACGCGGCGGCGGAGCGGATCCGGCAGGCCAGAGCCGAAGCGGCGGGACTGGCCCAATCCCTGATGCGCCAGTGGGACGGCGTCGTCGAGGCGGCCGCATTAACGGGGAACGACGACGAGCACGATCCCGAGGGACCCACTGTCGCCTACGAACGCCAACAACTCCAGGCCATGCGTGAACACGTGCGCGGCGAACTCACTGATCTCGACCGGGCCGCCCAGCGGCTACACGATGGCGTGTACTGGACGTGCGCGGGCTGTGGGGGTCCGATCGGCGCGGCGCGCCTCAGCGCACGCCCCACGGCCCGAACGTGTATCGGCTGCGCGTCCCGAGGTACTGCGCGAACCCGCTACGGGGGGTGA